The Blautia hydrogenotrophica DSM 10507 genome window below encodes:
- a CDS encoding MerR family transcriptional regulator codes for MLTIGEFSSICRVSTKTLRYYAEIGLILPEEINPENGYRYYSINQLETMLFINRLKAYHFSLEEIKAILESEEAIDDKLYAALSKKKKEISMQMMMYKNMLEQIDADMSAIRKGKSIMSYMEDIGIELVEVPKMYLLSIQKMIQEQDFPDEYGYCFEKLFKKMKEKNLTASAPPMVLFHSDEYSPFGLDTEFAVPINEYATGTRDFYPGLCLKTVVHGSYSQLSSVYAKQIEWAENEGYENCNALYEVYVTSPSEVLQESDFITEVYYPVKKILKK; via the coding sequence ATGTTGACGATTGGAGAATTTTCGAGTATATGCCGAGTATCCACAAAAACACTTCGGTATTATGCAGAAATAGGATTGATACTTCCAGAAGAAATCAATCCAGAAAATGGGTATCGTTATTATTCTATTAATCAGTTGGAGACGATGCTGTTTATTAATCGGCTGAAAGCGTATCATTTTTCGTTGGAAGAGATTAAGGCAATTCTTGAGTCAGAGGAGGCAATAGATGACAAACTATATGCGGCTCTTAGTAAAAAGAAAAAAGAGATTTCAATGCAAATGATGATGTATAAAAATATGTTGGAGCAGATAGATGCTGATATGTCTGCCATAAGAAAGGGCAAGTCGATTATGTCATATATGGAAGATATTGGTATAGAACTGGTGGAGGTGCCAAAGATGTATCTTCTGTCCATACAAAAGATGATTCAGGAACAGGATTTTCCTGATGAGTATGGGTATTGCTTTGAAAAGCTGTTTAAGAAAATGAAGGAAAAGAACCTGACAGCATCCGCTCCACCAATGGTTTTATTCCATAGTGATGAATATAGTCCATTTGGACTGGATACAGAATTTGCTGTTCCAATCAACGAGTATGCAACGGGAACAAGGGATTTTTATCCTGGACTTTGTTTGAAAACTGTTGTTCATGGTTCCTACTCTCAGCTATCTTCTGTTTATGCGAAGCAAATTGAATGGGCAGAAAATGAAGGGTACGAAAATTGCAATGCACTTTATGAAGTTTATGTAACAAGTCCTTCGGAGGTTTTGCAGGAGAGCGATTTCATTACAGAGGTCTATTATCCAGTAAAAAAGATATTAAAAAAATAA
- a CDS encoding serine hydrolase, translated as MDQKRIRKLEQKISTDYGNTTGVAVLKEGKLVYEKYFKGCTRESQVHVYSVTKSIISILIGIAVDRGYIQSIDQKVLDFFPEYIVRKRENTIQNITVKDMLTMTAPYKYRFFCSICEIFY; from the coding sequence ATGGATCAGAAAAGAATTAGAAAACTCGAACAAAAAATCAGCACTGATTATGGGAATACCACAGGCGTGGCGGTATTAAAAGAAGGAAAATTGGTATATGAAAAATATTTCAAGGGATGTACAAGAGAAAGCCAGGTTCATGTTTATTCTGTAACAAAAAGTATTATTTCAATACTGATTGGGATTGCAGTAGATAGAGGATATATCCAAAGTATTGATCAGAAAGTGCTGGATTTTTTCCCTGAATACATAGTAAGAAAGAGAGAAAACACCATCCAAAATATCACAGTCAAGGATATGCTGACAATGACAGCACCTTATAAGTATCGTTTTTTTTGCTCCATATGTGAAATATTTTACTAG
- a CDS encoding MerR family transcriptional regulator, which yields MNTYKTIDIARIIGIHVNTVRLYEKFGLIPKPERLGNGYRVFTDLHIEQFRLARAALQVEVLQNGLRKQAVDIIKVSALGNYEKAMELTRRYIAQIDIEKANAEEAIRITHSILSGMSESNVGVQRTYRRKEAADILGVTIDTLRNWELNGLFTIKRTENRYRVYTEEDMLRLKIIRSLRCANYSLSAILRMLQALSDDPQTNIQIAINTPKDDDDIIRACDKLLTSLNEAKNNAFYVTCQIEKMKKISE from the coding sequence ATGAATACATATAAGACAATAGACATAGCAAGGATAATCGGCATACATGTAAATACAGTACGCTTATATGAAAAATTCGGTTTAATTCCAAAACCAGAACGGTTAGGGAATGGTTATCGGGTATTTACTGATCTGCATATCGAACAATTTAGATTAGCGCGGGCGGCTCTCCAGGTGGAAGTTCTTCAAAATGGACTTCGTAAACAGGCGGTTGACATTATTAAGGTTTCTGCTTTGGGGAATTATGAGAAAGCTATGGAATTGACCAGGCGATACATTGCTCAGATAGACATCGAAAAAGCCAATGCAGAAGAAGCGATACGGATTACCCATAGTATTTTATCGGGTATGAGTGAAAGCAATGTTGGAGTGCAGAGGACATATAGAAGAAAGGAAGCAGCAGATATATTAGGGGTAACGATCGATACATTAAGAAATTGGGAGTTGAATGGTCTGTTTACCATCAAGCGAACTGAAAACAGATACCGAGTGTACACAGAAGAAGATATGCTTCGCTTGAAAATTATACGCTCTCTTCGTTGTGCAAACTATTCTCTCTCTGCTATTTTGAGAATGCTTCAGGCCTTATCGGATGATCCGCAAACTAATATCCAAATAGCTATTAATACGCCAAAGGATGATGATGATATAATAAGGGCTTGCGATAAGCTATTGACTTCATTGAATGAGGCAAAAAACAATGCTTTTTATGTAACTTGTCAGATTGAGAAGATGAAAAAAATATCAGAATAA
- a CDS encoding ABC transporter ATP-binding protein gives MEKTIQISGLSKSYDGKKVIENLSFSVAAGEVYGLLGANGVGKSTTIECILGTKKADSGTVRILGLDPWTERKQLFKQVGVQFQEANYPDKIKVKELCEETTCLYRYPLAYKELLHKFGLADKENAFVNELSGGQKQRLFIVLSLIPNPRVVFLDELTTGLDTKARRGVWKSLQELKKHGLTIFLSSHFMDEVEILCDRIGILKDGGFAFEGTVEEAVTLSPYEKLEDAYLWFTGEEEEDNE, from the coding sequence ATGGAAAAAACAATCCAAATTTCCGGGCTGAGCAAATCTTATGACGGAAAGAAAGTGATTGAGAATCTCAGCTTCTCAGTTGCTGCGGGTGAAGTGTACGGTCTGCTTGGAGCAAATGGCGTAGGCAAGAGTACTACAATAGAATGTATCCTTGGGACAAAGAAAGCGGATTCGGGAACGGTTCGCATTTTGGGGCTAGACCCGTGGACGGAGCGAAAGCAACTTTTTAAGCAGGTTGGGGTACAGTTCCAGGAAGCAAATTATCCAGACAAGATCAAGGTAAAAGAATTGTGTGAGGAAACGACCTGCCTTTATAGGTATCCACTGGCATATAAAGAGCTGCTGCACAAATTTGGTCTGGCAGATAAGGAAAACGCTTTTGTAAACGAGTTATCTGGAGGTCAGAAGCAAAGATTATTTATTGTGTTGTCTCTTATCCCTAATCCTAGGGTGGTCTTTTTGGATGAGCTTACCACAGGGCTTGATACAAAAGCGAGAAGAGGTGTTTGGAAAAGCCTGCAGGAGTTAAAGAAACATGGCCTGACAATATTTCTGTCTTCTCATTTCATGGACGAGGTGGAAATTCTCTGTGACCGGATTGGTATCCTGAAGGATGGCGGATTCGCCTTTGAAGGGACTGTGGAAGAAGCGGTGACATTAAGTCCCTATGAGAAATTGGAAGATGCGTATTTGTGGTTTACTGGTGAGGAGGAAGAAGACAATGAATAA
- a CDS encoding ABC transporter permease, giving the protein MNKFFTMLKTELKLSFRGMDMAIFALCMPVVVAVILGVIYGAKTAAPEVKYTFLEQSFGALSTIAICAGGVMGLPLLISDYRQKKILKRYKVTPTSPAFLLAVWVTIYAIYSLLSLCLVFGVLSIFFGCRFNGSIGIFLFMYLLVMFSMFSIGLMVGGVAPDTKTASVAASLLYFPMLIFSGATLPYEVMPSVLQKIADVLPLTQGIKLLKATSLGLPLESVWFPIAIMAVVTVVCGGIAIRFFKWE; this is encoded by the coding sequence ATGAATAAATTTTTTACAATGTTGAAAACAGAACTGAAGTTATCCTTCCGGGGAATGGACATGGCTATTTTTGCTCTCTGTATGCCGGTAGTGGTTGCTGTAATTTTGGGAGTCATTTATGGAGCAAAAACAGCGGCTCCCGAAGTAAAATATACCTTTTTGGAACAGTCCTTCGGGGCATTATCGACCATTGCGATTTGTGCAGGTGGTGTGATGGGGCTTCCGCTGTTGATTTCCGATTACCGTCAGAAAAAGATATTAAAAAGATATAAAGTTACGCCTACAAGTCCGGCATTTCTGCTCGCAGTGTGGGTGACGATTTATGCAATCTACTCGTTGCTGTCCTTGTGCCTTGTTTTTGGAGTTTTGTCCATCTTTTTTGGATGCAGGTTCAACGGATCGATAGGAATTTTCTTGTTCATGTATCTTCTGGTGATGTTTTCGATGTTCAGCATCGGACTTATGGTAGGAGGTGTTGCGCCTGATACGAAAACAGCCAGTGTGGCTGCCAGCCTCCTGTATTTTCCGATGCTCATTTTTTCAGGGGCAACCTTACCTTATGAAGTGATGCCGTCTGTATTGCAGAAAATTGCAGATGTTTTGCCTTTGACACAGGGAATTAAGTTGCTGAAAGCAACTTCGTTGGGCCTACCGTTAGAATCAGTCTGGTTTCCAATTGCAATCATGGCGGTGGTCACAGTGGTCTGTGGAGGCATTGCCATCCGTTTCTTTAAATGGGAATAG
- a CDS encoding MerR family transcriptional regulator, with protein MLRHYDEIGLLIPEQVDEFTGYRYYSERQLPIAGKIQALKSMGLSLNLIKEILTKYSDNTGLKNYLELQAIEQKEKIEHMRKKLNLLETTIANLDRDSDIPLFSVALKKIPAHYVISVRGIIETPDKEAELWERLAQERKKQKIQFTNPAWNIAVFHDEGFQDRNLDVEIQQAVIGKCRDSDIMKYKKVEEITAATLTFKGRYALLPQANEEIIRWIGDNCYKLNGNHFNIYHISPEMEQLEDEMVTEVCFPVSPI; from the coding sequence ATGTTGAGGCATTATGATGAGATTGGTCTGTTGATTCCAGAGCAGGTAGATGAGTTTACGGGGTACAGATATTATAGTGAAAGGCAGTTACCAATTGCGGGAAAGATACAGGCATTGAAAAGCATGGGCTTGAGTCTGAATTTGATTAAGGAGATATTGACAAAGTACTCGGACAACACAGGGTTAAAAAACTATCTTGAGCTTCAGGCCATAGAGCAGAAAGAGAAGATAGAGCATATGCGGAAAAAATTGAATCTGCTTGAAACGACGATAGCCAATTTGGATCGTGATTCGGATATTCCTTTGTTTAGTGTGGCACTCAAAAAAATCCCTGCTCATTATGTAATCAGTGTGAGAGGAATTATCGAAACACCAGACAAGGAAGCGGAGCTTTGGGAAAGATTGGCGCAGGAAAGAAAAAAACAAAAAATACAATTTACGAATCCAGCGTGGAATATTGCAGTTTTCCATGATGAGGGATTTCAGGATAGAAATTTAGATGTAGAAATTCAGCAGGCGGTCATTGGAAAATGCCGTGATTCAGATATTATGAAGTACAAAAAGGTTGAAGAAATTACTGCTGCAACACTTACATTTAAAGGAAGATATGCGTTATTGCCACAGGCAAATGAGGAAATCATACGTTGGATTGGAGATAACTGCTATAAATTGAATGGAAATCATTTTAATATATACCATATATCGCCTGAAATGGAGCAGTTAGAAGATGAGATGGTTACAGAAGTATGTTTTCCAGTTAGTCCAATTTGA
- a CDS encoding BtrH N-terminal domain-containing protein, which translates to MKRLELPHRMADYLCPVNGLCDVYEWKTGKRIPEELIFYAKAGFQMISQKRADAPKMIFLGQGSIGKREYEFWKEIIGYEIMFGEGKCFRTTWKEICALLDREIPTILFGLDMFYLPYQQKFYQKQHILGHVVLMVGYDDENAYIHDNSKEGVQPVPLSNLEQAWAKSYIGISKKNTYFGINMKSPETDISQIVQKGMATNAEMYLHSALSFVGQKGLDKFMKEFPKWKNVFAQEALCKIYLHFIEYTGSVLPELPYEISGSRSGIINPHRASRDKLAQALLKYQGSFGVPGWEDAAYCFECSGEIIQTIVGGFIEDVGNMSFGNSEKYIPFFQKLREHEECAFHIMLRD; encoded by the coding sequence ATGAAACGATTGGAATTACCGCATCGAATGGCCGACTATCTATGTCCGGTGAATGGATTATGCGATGTTTACGAATGGAAAACCGGAAAGCGGATACCGGAAGAACTCATTTTTTATGCAAAGGCAGGTTTTCAGATGATTTCTCAGAAACGAGCTGATGCACCTAAAATGATTTTCTTAGGTCAGGGCAGTATTGGAAAACGGGAATATGAATTCTGGAAAGAGATTATCGGATACGAAATAATGTTTGGAGAGGGAAAATGTTTTCGAACAACCTGGAAGGAAATATGTGCATTATTGGATAGGGAGATACCAACGATACTTTTTGGCCTTGATATGTTTTACCTGCCGTATCAACAGAAATTTTATCAGAAACAGCATATACTAGGACACGTAGTCTTGATGGTTGGATATGATGATGAAAATGCGTATATCCACGACAACTCCAAAGAAGGGGTTCAGCCAGTTCCCCTTTCAAATCTTGAACAGGCATGGGCAAAGAGCTATATTGGCATCAGCAAGAAAAATACATATTTTGGGATTAACATGAAATCGCCAGAAACAGACATTTCGCAGATCGTACAAAAGGGAATGGCAACAAATGCAGAAATGTACTTACATTCAGCTTTGAGTTTTGTTGGACAAAAAGGGTTGGATAAATTTATGAAAGAGTTCCCGAAGTGGAAGAATGTGTTTGCACAGGAGGCACTTTGTAAAATATATCTCCACTTTATCGAGTATACAGGGAGTGTGTTGCCGGAATTACCGTATGAAATTAGTGGCAGTCGGTCCGGAATTATAAATCCTCACCGGGCGTCAAGAGATAAATTAGCGCAGGCGTTGCTAAAATATCAGGGTTCTTTTGGAGTGCCGGGATGGGAGGATGCCGCCTATTGTTTTGAGTGCAGTGGGGAAATTATACAGACAATTGTCGGGGGGTTCATAGAAGATGTAGGGAATATGTCCTTTGGGAATTCGGAAAAATATATTCCTTTTTTCCAGAAACTGAGAGAGCATGAGGAATGTGCTTTTCATATCATGCTGCGGGATTAA
- a CDS encoding winged helix-turn-helix domain-containing protein — translation MDKTLLKEQEPMRIGELYIQSEQHKVLKRDQEVRLTNIEFRILYVLALHQGSILSKEQIYNFVWNGEYLRDDSNITSHIRRLRKKIEDDPSRPEYIQTVRGVGYRMNMVKKE, via the coding sequence GTGGATAAAACATTATTAAAAGAGCAGGAACCAATGCGAATCGGCGAATTATATATTCAGTCGGAACAGCATAAAGTTTTGAAACGAGATCAGGAAGTGAGACTGACAAATATTGAGTTCCGAATTCTGTATGTACTGGCTCTTCATCAAGGTAGTATTCTTTCTAAAGAACAAATTTATAACTTCGTCTGGAATGGGGAGTATCTCCGGGATGACAGCAACATCACTTCCCATATCCGCCGCCTTCGAAAGAAAATTGAAGATGACCCTAGCCGGCCTGAGTATATCCAGACTGTACGAGGGGTTGGTTATCGAATGAATATGGTAAAAAAGGAATAG
- a CDS encoding helix-turn-helix domain-containing protein, which produces MAIHPRQFGIVLKNARMDKKLTQAELAEILDISLPYLKDLERFRNNPSYDVFEKVIRYFNLSADTVIYPNENLTNTTYQQIERLLTRCDEGQLRVILATTEALLSESEMPSDSE; this is translated from the coding sequence ATGGCTATTCATCCAAGACAGTTCGGCATCGTGCTGAAAAATGCACGAATGGATAAGAAACTCACACAAGCAGAATTAGCTGAAATACTGGATATTTCTTTACCATATCTCAAAGACCTGGAGCGCTTCCGGAACAATCCGAGCTACGATGTCTTCGAAAAAGTAATCCGCTACTTCAACCTGTCAGCAGATACTGTTATCTATCCAAACGAGAATCTGACCAATACTACATATCAGCAGATTGAGCGTCTACTTACTCGCTGTGATGAAGGGCAACTCCGTGTCATCCTTGCCACCACAGAAGCGTTGCTGTCCGAGAGTGAAATGCCTTCAGATTCAGAGTAA
- a CDS encoding DUF3825 domain-containing protein → MIETDLFDFAYVPDWYGQLDELSKMALPEPWRFKKPIYKTKNEDTPILERYIHIVFRKQSIDFNSERDARKAAGYFHVENECACFHTGLYTSRYKGIYACFDRNHKKTSMKDWYFRGFCDELSPFLKYVQPLPQMPSYYMAQNGAGFQPDWPIRVNVEHILGDTENLERIPAKIRKARNLPLLFETAVEIGRRKTVVEPGLIVPQGYQGKMQYLLPIYLTNEKKPDLALTLTVMEGYYLGNTCLTLEMAYLNARVISRPIAPWLTDLVK, encoded by the coding sequence ATGATAGAAACGGATTTATTTGATTTTGCCTATGTGCCGGACTGGTACGGACAATTGGACGAGTTGTCGAAAATGGCTCTGCCGGAGCCATGGCGGTTCAAGAAGCCAATTTATAAAACGAAAAATGAGGATACCCCCATACTGGAGCGGTACATACATATTGTTTTCCGAAAGCAGAGCATTGATTTTAATTCAGAAAGGGATGCCAGGAAAGCGGCAGGTTATTTTCATGTGGAAAATGAGTGTGCCTGTTTTCATACAGGATTATACACATCCCGATACAAAGGGATTTATGCCTGCTTTGATCGAAACCATAAAAAGACTTCGATGAAAGATTGGTACTTCAGGGGATTCTGCGATGAACTGTCACCGTTTCTGAAATATGTGCAGCCATTGCCGCAGATGCCCTCCTACTATATGGCGCAGAACGGCGCAGGTTTTCAACCAGACTGGCCTATCAGGGTCAACGTGGAACACATATTGGGAGACACAGAAAATCTGGAGCGTATTCCAGCGAAAATCCGTAAAGCCAGGAATTTGCCACTTTTATTTGAAACGGCAGTGGAAATTGGCAGGAGAAAGACAGTAGTTGAGCCGGGGCTTATAGTGCCGCAAGGGTATCAGGGAAAGATGCAGTATCTTCTCCCGATATATCTGACGAATGAGAAAAAGCCAGATCTTGCTCTGACACTGACAGTTATGGAAGGATATTATTTGGGTAATACATGCCTGACACTGGAAATGGCTTATTTGAATGCCAGAGTAATATCAAGGCCGATAGCTCCCTGGCTGACAGACCTTGTAAAATAA